The Colias croceus chromosome 3, ilColCroc2.1 genome includes a region encoding these proteins:
- the LOC123706423 gene encoding basement membrane proteoglycan-like, translating into MFVRVNKRKINKTHYFYTHFINKSHSTKKLNTQTISEITVTIPQFDGDAMLSLTRPPSGRTEQLTLPAAPGYIALNFTTAEPSGLLLWMNMGINYVGLGLENGYLKLALSLHCNDEEANYSNTPKALSQIIQSGFMADGDWHSVVFKLGPKIYLNVDGEVYVDETCSNDHEFVEVDTFIGGVTEDIYEVRKIFPENFRGCIDHISTKQETYTNFTHVYSENILMCQPFPST; encoded by the exons ATGTTTGTCAGGGTAAacaaaaggaaaataaataaaacacattatttttatacgcaCTTTATTAACAAATCACATTCTACAAAGAAGCTAAACACACAAACAATTTCAGAAATAACAGTGACAATCCCACAATTCGACGGGGACGCAATGCTATCCCTAACCCGACCACCTTCCGGTCGTACGGAACAACTCACGTTACCGGCCGCGCCCGGGTATATAGCGTTAAATTTCACCACCGCGGAGCCAAGCGGCTTGTTGCTGTGGATGAATATG gGAATCAACTACGTAGGTTTAGGCCTCGAGAACGGCTATCTCAAATTGGCCCTATCATTACACTGTAACGATGAAGAGGCAAATTACTCCAATACGCCAAAAGCTCTCTCCCAGATAATCCAATCTGGCTTTATGGCGGACGGAGACTGGCATAGCGTAGTGTTTAAATTGGGACCTAAGATTTATTTGAACGTCGATGGTGAAGTTTATGTGGATGAAACGTGTAGTAATGATCACGAATTTGTGGAAGTTGACACGTTTATTG GTGGGGTAACTGAAGATATCTACGAAGTTAGGAAAATATTCCCCGAGAACTTCCGAGGTTGTATCGACCACATATCAACGAAGCAGGAAACTTACACGAACTTCACACACGTTTACAGCGAGAACATACTTATGTGTCAACCCTTTCCGtccacataa
- the LOC123705972 gene encoding protein eyes shut-like — MLLEVRKQGIRNSWCLLILIPVVTAGLACLNNPCIHGICIDDINSTYACYCTDGYTGVQCQTNWDECWSNPCQNGGTCIDGVATYNCTCAEGFIGDNCETNYNECDSNPCFNNGTCIDMTNDYVCHCLPGFSGEHCQYDVAVCNATEEIRCYNGGECVEGPGYRFFCRCLPGWTGPKCEDQIDECESNPCQNGGICIDAHADYMCACTYGFTGKSCETQIEFCDENSCSNGALCVVEDGEQICYCVPDFHGEHCELQYDECLLGPRCMNGGTCIDGVDNFTCSCPPRLTGSLCECLILDDNSYDCDYVNPTRFPITTEIALTTLFTDSPNISYITETSYKTTTTSVFTSIPVLDFTTLRVTTDSETKGTSSTLPDVISTTEKEGFSESFSTTSTAVQEDTTVSKLDTTTEILVLTKQTQSIDSDNSKTETTTDCNGICGNTTIKISTIADFETTQDKFKTTEPTVYTEKSITDQQTTLTVTTESTEAIITTQKTSSTNGAEGRDLDSTTKQDITTEKLFTNIPYDHITTESTLIDEKGTTEEYEISTVSDSTQLYPTEYPECTLNVCKNRGTCFNGPQGIRCHCTFKYSGRYCEEPIPITSAAFSGNSYIVHHIKNSTSLNIEFNAKTLITDGELMHVDIAKGVYMELFMNMGLLKFKFSCGYQTMLLSELKTFVNKGFPMKIETRLDLYSKEQHCNATLRLNDTVAMSGGQIANITILNDNSTLVFGNAHANASEHNMPFVGCIKDLIVNGEKRSVFGDAFDAGEITECSSLGCLSGPCLNGGICKEHGEGYRCLCANGWMGVNCNHSVCDNNPCQYGGSCVRHPGSGFLCMCPYGKHGIFCEYNVEIARAALAPITIGKSAYIIYPLSSQAMNSDRFDLRLKFQTEDMDQIALLAFIGQNGRHDSKSQHLALTFVKRYIMLTWNMGGGSRRIFTSRALSPRRGGHTVRVWRRGRTAGLSVDGRYNVSGNAPAHDTKMNVLPYIFIGGHPSEHFRDLPHDLPLHSGWRGCVWEVAGPAVRAGAGGRGAGQCGVAHCTPSSCHAPHGVCIHSPATYGCICNEGWFGSTCASRQSQCDFSGQTCHGRCVVTAHEPECDCPYGTNGTYCENELFPVDILFTGKRSYLKLHPRAISSVTLALEAEIKPTKERGLIAYVETPHFYTALSLQGGLLEYRWTDRLSGLTSLVRSSIVLSMTQWHAVRAGRYGSRLYVWVDGALTTEPMVAHAYPHTASEASIVLGGAEDLATLPFDVMLGPPESYKGCLRNFHVNNILLALEPQNIAAGQNIDSCGTCVGCRGRRAACSPAACASGRCRARRCVCPAGRAGERCERGALLRLYQRVHAVIQYTSRTESALMGTISHESYGPIILFLN; from the exons ATGCTCTTGGAAGTGCGGAAGCAAGGTATACGAAACAGTTGGtgtttattgatattaatacCAGTGGTAACCGCGGGATTAGCTTGTCTTAACAACCCTTGCATCCACGgtatatgtattgatgataTTAATAG TACGTATGCTTGTTACTGTACCGACGGTTACACAGGAGTTCAATGTCAGACGAATTGGGATGAATGTTGGTCGAATCCTTGCCAAAATGGGGGTACCTGCATAGATGGCGTAGCGACCTACAACTGCACGTGCGCTGAAGGATTCATTG GAGACAACTGTGAAACCAACTACAACGAATGTGATTCTAATCCGTGTTTCAACAATGGCACTTGTATAGACATGACCAACGACTACGTTTGTCATTGCTTGCCCGGTTTCTCTGGAGAGCATTGTCAGTATGATGTGGCTGTGTGTAATGCTACTGAAGAGATTCGATGCTATAATGGTGGGGAGTGTGTGGAAGGACCAGGGTATAGGTTCTTTTGTAGGTGCTTACCAG GCTGGACAGGTCCGAAATGCGAAGATCAAATAGATGAGTGTGAATCGAATCCTTGTCAAAACGGGGGTATCTGTATCGATGCTCATGCTGACTACATGTGCGCTTGCACTTATg GTTTTACAGGCAAGAGTTGTGAAACTCAAATAGAGTTTTGCGACGAAAACTCCTGTAGCAACGGTGCTCTGTGCGTCGTGGAAGATGGGGAGCAGATATGCTATTGTGTCCCAGATTTCCACGGGGAACATTGTGAACTGCAATATGACGAATGTTTGTTAGGACCGag ATGCATGAATGGAGGGACTTGTATAGACGGCGTGGACAACTTTACATGTTCATGTCCACCGAGGCTTACTGGAAGCTTGTGTGAATGCCTTATACTAGATGATAATAGTTACGACTGTGATTACGTCAATCCAACACGGTTTCCTATCACTACAGAAATTGCTTTAACAACATTGTTTACTGATAGTCCAAATATATCTTACATTActgaaacttcatacaaaacgaCAACTACCTCAGTTTTTACATCTATTCCTGTTCTGGATTTCACTACTTTAAGAGTTACAACGGATTCTGAAACAAAAGGAACTTCCAGCACATTACCAGACGTTATATCGACGACGGAAAAAGAAGGTTTTAGTGAATCTTTTTCAACTACCTCAACTGCGGTACAAGAAGATACAACAGTATCAAAATTGGATACTACGACTGAAATTTTAGTACTAACCAAACAGACCCAAAGCATTGATTCCGATAACTCCAAAACAGAGACTACTACAGATTGTAATGGTATATGCGGTAACaccacaataaaaataagcacTATAGCAGACTTCGAAACAACACAAGACAAATTTAAAACCACTGAACCTACAGTTTATACAGAAAAATCAATAACAGACCAACAGACAACTTTAACTGTTACTACAGAATCTACTGAAGCTATAATTACAACACAAAAGACCAGTTCCACAAATGGTGCAGAAGGTCGTGACTTGGATTCTACAACTAAACAAGATATAACtactgaaaaattatttacaaatattccTTATGACCACATCACTACTGAATCTACATTAATAGATGAAAAAGGAACTACAGAAGAATACGAAATAAGTACTGTGTCTGATAGTACGCAATTGTATCCAACTGAATATCCGGAGTGTACCCTTAATGTGTGTAAGAATCGTGGAACGTGTTTTAATGGACCGCAGGGTATAAGA tgTCACTGTACATTCAAATATAGTGGGAGATATTGTGAGGAGCCAATTCCTATCACATCAGCAGCTTTTAGTGGAAATTCCTATATAGTACATCACATTAAAAACTCCACATCCTTAAATATAGAATTCAATGCAAAAACTTTAATAACTGATGGTGAATTAATGCACGTAGACATAGCGAAGGGGGTGTATATGGAGCTATTTATGAATATGGGTTTACTCAAATTTAAGTTCTCCTGTGGCTATCAAACAATGCTTTTGAGTGAATTGAAAACTTTCGTCAATAAAGGTTTTCCGATGAAAATAGAAACCag ATTAGATCTATATTCAAAAGAGCAGCATTGCAACGCAACCCTCCGTCTCAATGATACAGTAGCCATGAGTGGCGGCCAAATTGCCAACATCACTATTCTAAATGACAATAGCACATTAGTTTTTGGTAATGCACATGCAAATGCTAGCGAACATAATATGCCTTTTGTTGGATGTATTAAGGATTTGATT gtaaatgGTGAAAAAAGGTCGGTATTTGGGGATGCCTTTGATGCAGGTGAAATTACTGAATGCTCTTCATTAGGATGCCTATCTGGACCTTGTCTAAATGGCGGGATTTGTAAGGAACATGGAGAAGGGTATCGCTGCTTGTGTGCTAACGG ATGGATGGGTGTAAATTGTAACCATTCAGTGTGTGACAACAATCCTTGCCAATATGGCGGCAGCTGTGTCCGACATCCTGGCAGCGGTTTCCTGTGCATGTGTCCTTATGGAAAACATGGAATTTTCTGCGAATATA ATGTAGAGATAGCCCGTGCAGCACTAGCTCCTATAACGATTGGAAAATCggcatacataatatatccatTGTCATCTCAAGCGATGAATTCTGATCGTTTCGATCTGCGTCTAAAATTCCAAACGGAGGACATGGACCAAATAGCGCTCTTGGCATTTATTGGGCAAAATGGTCGTCACGATTCCAAAAGTCAACATTTGGCGCTGACTTTTGTGAAACGATACATTATGCTCACTTGGAATATGGGAGGTG GTTCCCGGCGCATATTCACCTCCAGAGCACTATCCCCCCGTCGCGGCGGCCACACAGTGCGCGTGTGGAGGCGCGGCCGCACCGCCGGGCTCAGTGTGGATGGACGGTACAACGTGTCAGGCAATGCGCCCGCGCATGATACCAAGATGAATGTACTGCCGTATATCTTTATAG GCGGGCACCCGTCCGAGCATTTCCGCGACCTCCCACACGACCTACCGCTGCACAGCGGGTGGCGCGGCTGCGTGTGGGAGGTGGCGGGGCCGGCGGTGCGCGCGGGGGCGGGGGGGCGCGGCGCGGGGCAGTGCGGGGTCGCGCACTGCACACCCTCCTCGTGCCACGCGCCACACGGCGTGTGTATACACTCGCCGGCCACGTATGG GTGCATCTGTAACGAAGGTTGGTTCGGTTCAACATGTGCGAGTCGGCAAAGTCAGTGCGACTTCTCTGGGCAAACATGTCATGGCCGTTGCGTCGTCACAGCTCATGAGCCTGAGTGCGATTGCCCATATGGAACTAATGGGACATATTGTGAAAATG aATTATTCCCAGTTGATATTCTATTTACGGGCAAGCGTTCGTACCTCAAACTGCATCCACGGGCTATATCAAGCGTGACTCTAGCACTTGAGGCAGAAATAAAGCCAACAAAGGAGCGAGGTTTGATTGCGTATGTGGAGACTCCTCATTTCTACACAGCTCTGTCGTTACAGGGGGGATTATTGGAATATCGATGGACTG ATCGTTTATCAGGACTAACATCGCTAGTCCGCTCAAGCATAGTTCTGTCCATGACTCAATGGCACGCGGTAAGAGCGGGCCGGTACGGATCCCGACTCTACGTGTGGGTTGACGGGGCTCTTACCACTGAGCCTATGGTGGCACACGCCTACCCGCATACTGCTAGCGAGGCTTCTATTGTGCTGG GTGGTGCTGAAGACTTAGCGACACTGCCTTTCGATGTCATGCTCGGGCCACCTGAATCTTATAAGGGTTGTCTTAGAAATTTCCACGTCAATAACATTTTACTGGCATTGGAACCGCAGAATATTGCag CGGGCCAGAACATAGATTCCTGCGGTACATGCGTTGGGTGCCGCGGTCGGCGCGCCGCGTGCAGCCCCGCTGCGTGCGCGTCGGGCCGCTGCCGCGCGCGCCGCTGCGTGTGCCCCGCGGGACGTGCGGGCGAACGCTGCGAACGCGGTGCGTTACTGCGTTTGTATCAACGTGTGCATGCAGTCATACAGTACACGTCACGTACGGAGAGTGCGCTCATGGGTACAATTTCGCACGAAAGTTATGGGcctattattttgtttttaaattag
- the LOC123706297 gene encoding MKRN2 opposite strand protein, producing the protein MDPGILCFHHCDHKVFCTIIPEKCPVCHQTLDRYDYNLLPFRVPYPFVKASQHPRAIIMKPTHGDFLNDYYNSKDLHIGVTNSQGCVIEFSEEGIRGVDPLTKKWSQCNTSSDWDQCLLLEQFDEMWNEIWDGILIKVSSSPLWEPERYNEERHNCFTFVLAFLRALDCGELSEKAQDPKLFCKQYVVPRTSAAGKYISLYRQLKRQSYFIQNQ; encoded by the exons ATGGATCCGGGAATCCTTTGTTTCCACCATTGTGATCATAAAGTTTTTTGCACCATTATTCCTGAGAAATGCCCTGTTTGTCATCAAACACTCGACAGATATGACTACAATCTGTTACCCTTTAG AGTGCCCTATCCTTTTGTAAAAGCTTCTCAACATCCACGAGCGATAATTATGAAGCCAACACACGGGGACTTCCTCAA TGACTACTATAATTCTAAGGATTTACATATCGGGGTGACTAACTCCCAAGGGTGTGTAATTGAGTTCAGTGAAGAAGGGATAAGAGGTGTTGATCCCTTGACCAAAAAATGGAGTCAATGCAACACAAGTTCAGATTGGGACCAATGTTTGCTATTAGAGCAATTTGATGAGATGTGGAATGAAATTTGGGATGGTATTCTTATCAAG GTGAGCTCAAGCCCTCTCTGGGAACCGGAGAGGTATAATGAAGAACGTCACAATTGCTTCACTTTTGTGTTAGCTTTTTTGAGAGCATTAGATTGTGGTGAGCTCTCAGAAAAAGCCCAAGACCCAAAGCTATTCTGTAAACAGTATGTGGTGCCGAGAACATCTGCCGCTGGTAAATACATATCTCTATACCGTCAGCTCAAGAGACAAAGCTACTTCATACAGAACCAATGA